The following are from one region of the Paenibacillus bovis genome:
- the galU gene encoding UTP--glucose-1-phosphate uridylyltransferase GalU yields the protein MKIRKAIIPAAGLGTRFLPATKAMPKEMLPIVDKPTIQYIIEEAVASGIEDIIIVTGKGKRAIEDHFDYSIELEQNLEEKEKWKLLDAVRESSEMADIHYIRQKEPKGLGHAIWCARKFIGNEPFAVLLGDDIVESDVPCLKQMMDVYEQHESSVVGVKEVPWEHVSRYGLVAGDQMPGDESGRLYKATGLVEKPKREDAPSNLAIMGRYILTPEIFDILGNQDAGAGGEIQLTDAISKLGDQQDILAYQFDGLRHDVGEKSGFIETTIHYALKHPELRESTIEYLRKVINEIDHPTA from the coding sequence ATGAAAATACGCAAAGCGATTATTCCAGCTGCAGGACTCGGAACCCGTTTTCTGCCAGCTACCAAAGCCATGCCCAAAGAAATGCTGCCGATCGTAGACAAACCGACGATCCAGTACATTATCGAAGAAGCGGTTGCTTCCGGTATTGAGGACATCATTATCGTTACCGGTAAAGGCAAACGGGCCATTGAAGATCATTTCGATTACTCGATTGAACTCGAGCAGAATCTGGAAGAAAAAGAAAAATGGAAGCTGCTGGATGCGGTTCGCGAATCCTCCGAGATGGCAGATATCCATTACATTCGTCAGAAAGAACCCAAAGGACTGGGACATGCCATCTGGTGTGCCCGCAAGTTTATCGGCAACGAACCGTTTGCCGTACTGCTCGGGGATGATATTGTAGAATCCGATGTTCCTTGTCTCAAGCAAATGATGGATGTATACGAGCAGCATGAGTCTTCTGTGGTAGGGGTCAAAGAAGTACCCTGGGAACATGTATCCCGCTACGGTCTGGTAGCAGGAGATCAGATGCCTGGCGATGAATCCGGCCGTCTGTACAAAGCCACCGGTCTCGTGGAGAAACCAAAACGTGAAGATGCGCCATCTAATCTGGCGATCATGGGTCGGTATATTCTTACTCCCGAGATTTTTGATATTCTGGGCAACCAGGATGCCGGAGCAGGCGGTGAGATCCAGCTGACCGATGCGATTTCCAAGCTCGGCGATCAGCAGGATATTCTGGCGTATCAGTTCGACGGATTGCGCCACGACGTAGGCGAGAAGAGCGGCTTTATCGAGACGACGATCCACTATGCGCTCAAACATCCGGAGCTGCGGGAAAGCACTATTGAGTATCTGCGTAAAGTAATAAATGAGATTGATCACCCTACTGCATAA
- the galU gene encoding UTP--glucose-1-phosphate uridylyltransferase GalU codes for MKIRKAIIPAAGLGTRFLPATKAMPKEMLPIVDKPTIQYIIEEAVASGIEDIIIVTGKGKRAIEDHFDYSFELEQNLEEKEKWKLLDAVREPSEMADIHYIRQKEPKGLGHAIWCARKFIGDEPFAVLLGDDIVESDTPCLKQMMDVYEKHESSVVGVKEVPWEHVSRYGLVAGDQMPGDDSGRLYKATGLVEKPKREDAPSNLAIMGRYILTPEIFDILGNQDAGAGGEIQLTDAISKLGQQQDILAYQFEGLRHDVGEKSGFIETTIHYALKHPELRDSTVDYLRKVMAEIDK; via the coding sequence ATGAAAATACGCAAAGCGATTATTCCAGCTGCAGGACTCGGAACCCGTTTCCTGCCAGCTACCAAAGCCATGCCCAAAGAAATGCTGCCGATCGTAGACAAACCGACGATCCAGTACATTATCGAAGAAGCGGTTGCTTCCGGTATCGAGGATATCATTATTGTTACCGGTAAAGGCAAACGCGCGATTGAAGATCACTTTGACTATTCCTTTGAACTGGAACAGAATCTGGAGGAGAAAGAAAAGTGGAAGCTGCTGGATGCGGTTCGTGAACCGTCCGAGATGGCTGACATTCACTATATCCGCCAGAAAGAACCCAAAGGACTGGGCCACGCGATCTGGTGTGCCCGCAAGTTTATCGGTGACGAGCCATTTGCCGTACTGCTCGGGGATGATATTGTAGAGTCGGATACTCCTTGTCTGAAGCAGATGATGGATGTATACGAGAAGCATGAGTCCTCTGTGGTAGGGGTCAAAGAAGTGCCTTGGGAACATGTATCCCGCTATGGTCTTGTTGCGGGTGATCAGATGCCTGGTGATGACTCTGGTCGTCTGTATAAAGCGACTGGTCTTGTGGAGAAACCAAAACGTGAAGATGCGCCATCCAATCTGGCGATTATGGGTCGGTATATCCTGACACCGGAAATTTTTGATATTCTGGGCAACCAGGATGCCGGAGCAGGTGGCGAGATCCAGCTGACCGATGCGATTTCCAAACTGGGTCAGCAGCAGGATATTCTGGCTTACCAGTTCGAAGGACTGCGTCATGACGTAGGGGAGAAAAGCGGCTTTATCGAGACGACGATCCACTATGCACTGAAGCATCCGGAGCTGCGTGATTCTACCGTAGACTATCTGCGTAAAGTTATGGCAGAGATCGATAAATAA
- a CDS encoding S1C family serine protease — protein MFSSKIPALVLLASAFTVSAPYATMASAADWTSHYTYQAPQLGASSTHPGYSKIIAKVSPSVVGIVGIPTPEAMAEESSSDDSDDGGYGQDKEGIAFGSGVIIASNGWIVTNAHVIDSMQEGAKVITSEANGQSKTYLVKEIYSDTVSDLALIKINATGLKTASFVSGNQKPEVGEQVIAIGTPLSLSLRNSATSGIISGVNRAVDASYSLLQTDAAINPGNSGGPLVNMDGKVIGINTMKYEALGVDNLGFTIPADTVEYIIDQLYEYGEVRRASIGVQLQESEDALIGMPTNDAMTVTEVRSAAAKKAGIKEGDVLYSINGKRVHTTVELNELLKAYAPGQTVKLMMQSGGDIVSRTLKLTQAQPEDLIDSSQADEEASPEQ, from the coding sequence ATGTTTTCCTCGAAAATACCTGCACTTGTACTACTGGCTTCGGCTTTTACCGTGTCTGCCCCTTATGCGACTATGGCTTCTGCAGCAGATTGGACTTCTCATTATACATACCAGGCACCACAATTGGGTGCTTCTTCCACCCATCCCGGATACAGCAAAATTATCGCCAAGGTATCTCCTTCTGTTGTTGGCATCGTTGGTATACCAACACCGGAAGCAATGGCTGAAGAAAGCAGCAGTGATGACAGTGACGATGGCGGTTACGGTCAGGACAAAGAAGGCATTGCTTTTGGTTCGGGCGTAATTATTGCCTCCAACGGCTGGATCGTGACCAATGCCCATGTTATCGACAGCATGCAGGAAGGCGCCAAGGTCATTACGTCCGAAGCAAATGGACAGAGCAAGACCTATCTGGTCAAAGAAATCTACAGCGACACCGTAAGCGATCTGGCGCTGATCAAGATTAATGCGACCGGACTCAAAACAGCTTCGTTTGTCTCCGGTAACCAGAAGCCCGAAGTGGGTGAGCAGGTAATCGCTATCGGTACGCCGCTGTCTCTCTCTCTTCGCAACTCGGCTACATCCGGTATTATTAGCGGTGTAAACCGTGCGGTGGATGCTTCTTACAGCCTGCTTCAGACAGATGCAGCGATTAACCCCGGTAACAGCGGCGGCCCGCTGGTGAATATGGACGGCAAAGTAATCGGCATCAATACGATGAAATATGAAGCACTGGGTGTCGATAATCTGGGCTTCACTATTCCGGCCGACACTGTAGAATACATTATCGACCAGCTGTACGAGTATGGCGAAGTACGCCGCGCTTCTATCGGAGTACAGCTGCAGGAGAGCGAAGACGCACTGATCGGTATGCCGACCAATGATGCGATGACCGTCACCGAAGTACGATCCGCAGCTGCCAAAAAAGCAGGCATCAAAGAAGGCGATGTGCTCTACAGCATTAATGGTAAAAGAGTCCATACAACGGTTGAATTAAATGAGCTGCTCAAAGCATATGCTCCCGGCCAGACCGTCAAATTGATGATGCAATCCGGAGGAGATATTGTAAGCCGCACGCTGAAGCTGACCCAGGCGCAGCCTGAAGATCTGATCGATAGCAGCCAGGCAGACGAGGAAGCTTCTCCTGAACAGTAA
- a CDS encoding stalk domain-containing protein — protein sequence MNKWVRIAATGLLASIITLTTAYAGVHTAAAAELLELKIKKGSTAAAINGEKETIVKPYEAGGVTMVQLGLFSRAFHADVQLHENNIVQLTSGKHIISMKIGSKAATINGKKVTLDAAPVMKSNTLMVPLRSLVQGIGGKMKVVSGQIIITLPASAAQTGDSSSASEHADKKLVGSSQYQWTINYPEDLVYMEGSSSGTVNFMDKKSTYLLQISVQPDTVSSSVYGQSDPEDLLDYLVGYNEELGETVLDQQVMNSPAGDYARVISRSEEGYLSENRLYSGNGNLYYVMYVDSEAYSYKDFDGAADLLDSFRMSFDSGNKTIEDIASTESGEEPVASDNMLSNEEYGISASLPSNWSLNSDTLEAGTADGGYTGIYAYSAPAGATVQDWAKQIQTWFGDNFTSDHYRYVSTTERQVGNQTATVNQMQYTYDGDIWYTEYQILFQRDGYRYYMEYGGMSDSPTLTSDLEAILSTVSLDFDALQENFGKLPVDYYSEDRSKTVTRTSKNYGYSLQVPRYWVSASNNYESTSVSFQHSGGSFDITVDYASSLDKAVAKWKASLSKNGTAATANSQIPEGTATTFAGVPAYTFTVSYPDASTPYQANYTIFNKGKRTYILSSELNTANNTPFHQAEISKVMNSFQWLSK from the coding sequence ATGAACAAATGGGTGCGTATCGCTGCCACCGGCCTGCTGGCTTCCATAATTACACTCACAACGGCGTATGCCGGAGTACATACAGCAGCTGCAGCTGAACTGCTGGAACTCAAAATCAAAAAAGGCAGCACTGCCGCTGCGATCAACGGTGAAAAAGAAACGATCGTCAAACCGTATGAAGCGGGTGGAGTTACCATGGTGCAGCTGGGATTGTTTTCCCGTGCCTTCCATGCCGATGTACAGCTGCATGAGAATAACATCGTCCAGCTCACTTCGGGCAAACATATCATTTCCATGAAAATCGGTAGTAAAGCCGCGACGATTAATGGCAAAAAAGTAACGCTGGACGCAGCACCGGTAATGAAATCCAATACACTGATGGTGCCTCTGCGTTCACTGGTGCAGGGTATCGGTGGCAAAATGAAAGTTGTCTCCGGCCAGATTATTATTACACTGCCTGCATCTGCTGCGCAGACAGGCGATAGCAGCAGCGCAAGTGAACACGCGGATAAAAAGCTGGTAGGTAGCAGCCAGTACCAATGGACAATCAATTATCCGGAAGACCTGGTCTATATGGAAGGTTCGAGCAGCGGCACAGTCAATTTTATGGATAAGAAAAGTACGTATCTGCTGCAGATATCGGTACAACCGGATACCGTCAGTTCTTCCGTCTATGGACAGTCCGATCCCGAAGATCTGCTGGATTATCTCGTTGGATACAACGAAGAATTGGGCGAGACTGTACTGGATCAGCAGGTCATGAACAGTCCGGCTGGAGATTATGCCAGAGTGATCAGTCGCTCCGAAGAAGGTTATTTGTCCGAGAACAGACTATATTCGGGTAATGGCAATTTGTATTATGTGATGTATGTTGATTCCGAAGCGTACAGCTACAAAGACTTTGATGGAGCAGCAGATCTGCTGGATTCGTTCCGGATGTCCTTTGATAGCGGCAATAAAACAATAGAGGATATCGCCTCTACCGAATCCGGCGAAGAGCCAGTAGCCAGCGATAATATGCTGTCCAATGAAGAGTATGGTATCTCGGCGTCCTTGCCATCCAACTGGTCACTTAACAGTGATACGCTGGAGGCAGGAACAGCAGATGGCGGCTATACCGGAATCTATGCTTATAGTGCCCCGGCTGGCGCAACCGTTCAGGACTGGGCCAAGCAGATCCAGACCTGGTTTGGCGACAACTTTACATCGGATCACTATCGCTATGTGAGCACGACAGAACGCCAGGTTGGCAACCAGACAGCGACAGTGAATCAGATGCAATATACGTATGATGGTGATATCTGGTATACCGAGTACCAGATTCTGTTCCAGCGTGATGGATACCGCTATTATATGGAATATGGCGGAATGTCCGATTCGCCGACACTCACTTCCGATCTGGAAGCTATTCTGTCGACCGTTTCACTGGATTTTGATGCCTTGCAGGAGAATTTCGGCAAGCTGCCGGTGGATTATTATTCCGAAGACCGCAGCAAAACAGTGACCCGTACATCCAAAAATTACGGCTACAGTCTACAGGTACCGCGTTACTGGGTCAGTGCCAGCAATAACTATGAATCCACAAGCGTAAGCTTCCAGCATAGCGGTGGCAGTTTCGATATTACTGTGGATTATGCCAGTTCTCTGGATAAAGCTGTAGCCAAATGGAAAGCGAGCCTTTCCAAAAATGGCACTGCAGCTACTGCCAACAGTCAAATTCCGGAAGGTACAGCAACGACATTTGCCGGTGTACCCGCCTATACGTTTACAGTATCCTATCCGGACGCTTCAACACCATATCAGGCTAACTACACCATCTTTAATAAAGGCAAACGAACTTACATTTTGTCCAGCGAACTCAATACAGCCAACAATACACCATTCCATCAGGCTGAAATCTCCAAAGTAATGAATTCGTTCCAATGGTTAAGCAAATAA
- a CDS encoding U32 family peptidase gives MTTALRREDVELLAPAGDWDCMRAAVANGADAVFFGVEKFNARARANNFRMDELPEIMAFLHSYGVKGFLTFNILVFENELEDAKELIDACVDAGVDAVIVQDLGLVKMIREISPDFPIHGSTQMTITSPEAVEFTKPFNMERVVLGRENNLKQIQKIGEQARLPMEVFVHGALCVSYSGQCLTSEMWGGRSANRGECAQACRLPYDLIVDGEQKIMGDVTYLLSPKDLAAIDIMPELIEAGVTSFKIEGRLKSPTYVANVVSKYRKAIDRYFEGDSTPISREDIRELEQSFSRGFTHGFLDGTNNKKLVDGTFPKSRGVYLGRVEKILRDGVVCRLEAPVKRGDGIVFDAGDPTQKEEGGRIYDLRRQGVKLEGEAGESWIVDIVPGRSDVNLKKVHVGDKIWKTNDPALDKRMRQTYETDKPYRVFPVHVKAIGHAGQPLVTYWTDVQKGVTIRVDSEMELEIAAKRPMTAELLEEQFGRLGGTIFQLDELEVQLHGDIIIPMRELNAIRRQAVEQLEGERPKPPVYIKRDIATYEDIAPATAPVQGTEAMLTALCRTLEQVEAVVKTDVEMIYADFEFIKQFPAAVAAVRAAGKKIALATPRIHMPGENGYHANILRLQPDAVLVRNTGALYYYLARRQSHPQENHPQLIGDFSLNIANHKAVSLFLDSGVDMVTPSYDLNIQQMVDLLGRSQTSRMEVVIHQHLPMFHTEHCVYCTFLSEGTDFTNCGRPCEDSRVSLQDRIGMSHPVRVDEGCRNTVYNAIEQSGAEYLKDFLELGVPRYRVEFLEETPEQVLEVIELYSKALRGEISGTQVWRSLKATNQLGVTRGQLVK, from the coding sequence ATGACTACAGCATTACGAAGAGAAGACGTGGAGCTTCTGGCGCCGGCAGGCGACTGGGACTGCATGCGGGCGGCGGTAGCTAATGGAGCAGACGCAGTCTTTTTTGGCGTGGAGAAATTTAACGCGCGTGCGCGGGCGAATAATTTCCGTATGGATGAATTGCCGGAGATCATGGCGTTTTTGCATAGCTATGGAGTCAAAGGCTTTTTGACGTTTAATATACTTGTTTTCGAGAACGAACTGGAAGATGCCAAGGAACTGATCGATGCCTGCGTGGATGCAGGTGTGGATGCGGTTATCGTACAGGATCTGGGTCTGGTCAAAATGATCCGTGAGATCTCGCCGGACTTCCCGATTCATGGTTCGACCCAGATGACGATCACTTCACCGGAAGCGGTGGAATTCACCAAGCCGTTCAATATGGAACGTGTCGTACTGGGCCGCGAGAACAACCTCAAGCAGATCCAGAAAATCGGCGAACAGGCTCGTCTGCCGATGGAAGTATTCGTACACGGCGCATTATGTGTATCGTACTCCGGACAATGCCTGACCTCGGAAATGTGGGGCGGACGCTCTGCCAACCGCGGGGAATGTGCGCAGGCTTGCCGTTTGCCGTATGATCTGATCGTAGATGGCGAGCAGAAGATCATGGGCGACGTAACTTATCTGCTGTCACCAAAAGATCTGGCAGCGATCGATATCATGCCGGAGCTGATCGAAGCAGGCGTAACATCCTTCAAAATCGAAGGTCGTCTGAAAAGCCCGACGTATGTAGCGAACGTGGTCAGCAAATATCGCAAAGCGATTGATCGTTACTTTGAAGGGGACAGCACACCGATCAGCCGCGAAGATATTCGTGAGCTGGAACAGAGCTTTTCCCGCGGATTTACCCATGGCTTCCTCGATGGAACCAACAACAAAAAGCTGGTAGATGGTACTTTCCCGAAAAGCCGCGGCGTATACCTCGGTCGCGTCGAGAAAATCCTGCGTGACGGCGTTGTCTGCCGTCTGGAAGCTCCGGTGAAGCGCGGCGACGGTATCGTATTCGATGCCGGCGACCCAACGCAAAAAGAAGAAGGCGGACGGATCTATGATCTGCGTCGTCAGGGCGTTAAGCTCGAAGGCGAAGCGGGAGAAAGCTGGATTGTGGATATCGTACCAGGTCGCAGCGATGTAAACCTCAAAAAGGTACACGTTGGGGACAAGATCTGGAAAACCAACGATCCTGCGCTGGATAAACGCATGAGACAGACGTATGAGACCGACAAGCCGTACCGCGTATTCCCGGTACATGTCAAAGCGATCGGTCATGCCGGTCAGCCACTGGTCACTTACTGGACCGATGTGCAAAAAGGTGTAACGATCCGCGTAGATTCCGAGATGGAACTGGAAATCGCAGCCAAGCGTCCGATGACTGCCGAACTGCTGGAAGAACAGTTTGGTCGCCTGGGCGGTACCATTTTCCAACTGGATGAACTGGAAGTACAGCTGCATGGCGATATTATCATCCCGATGCGTGAACTGAATGCGATTCGCCGCCAGGCGGTAGAACAGCTGGAAGGCGAACGTCCAAAACCGCCAGTCTATATCAAGCGTGATATTGCGACTTACGAGGATATTGCTCCGGCTACAGCTCCGGTCCAAGGTACCGAAGCGATGCTGACAGCACTGTGCCGTACATTGGAGCAAGTGGAAGCTGTTGTGAAGACCGATGTAGAGATGATCTATGCGGACTTTGAGTTTATCAAGCAGTTCCCGGCAGCTGTAGCCGCTGTACGCGCAGCCGGCAAAAAGATTGCGCTGGCAACGCCGCGTATTCATATGCCTGGTGAAAATGGCTATCATGCCAATATTCTGCGTCTGCAGCCGGATGCGGTATTGGTACGTAATACGGGTGCATTGTACTACTATCTGGCACGTCGCCAGAGTCATCCGCAGGAGAACCATCCACAGCTGATCGGTGATTTCTCGCTGAACATTGCGAACCACAAAGCGGTAAGCCTATTCCTGGACTCCGGCGTAGATATGGTCACTCCATCCTATGATCTGAATATCCAGCAAATGGTCGATCTGCTGGGACGTAGTCAGACTTCCCGGATGGAAGTGGTTATCCACCAGCATCTGCCGATGTTCCATACCGAGCACTGTGTATATTGTACGTTCCTGAGTGAAGGTACCGACTTCACCAATTGTGGACGTCCATGTGAAGACAGCCGGGTTTCCCTGCAGGATCGGATCGGTATGTCTCATCCGGTACGTGTCGATGAAGGTTGCCGTAATACGGTATACAATGCAATCGAGCAGTCCGGAGCAGAATACCTGAAGGATTTCCTGGAGTTGGGTGTGCCTAGATACCGTGTAGAGTTCCTGGAAGAGACGCCAGAGCAGGTTCTGGAAGTTATCGAACTGTACAGCAAAGCGCTGCGCGGCGAGATTAGCGGTACTCAGGTATGGCGCAGTCTCAAAGCAACCAACCAGCTGGGCGTTACACGCGGTCAACTGGTAAAATAA
- the uvrA gene encoding excinuclease ABC subunit UvrA, with translation MSNKHIEIKGARAHNLKNIDISIPRDRFVVLTGLSGSGKSSLAFDTIYAEGQRRYVESLSAYARQFLGQMDKPDVDSIEGLSPAISIDQKTTSRNPRSTVGTVTEIYDYLRLLFARVGHPHCPNHGVEITSQTVEQMVDRIMEYPERTRLQILAPVISGRKGEHKSIFSEISKQGFVRVRVNGELRDLSEDIQLEKNKKHTIEVVVDRIVVKEDVAVRLADSIEMALKMSGGQLLVDIIGQEELRFSSNFACPICGFSIEELAPRMFSFNSPFGACPECDGLGIRMVVDRDLLIPDRSKTIEEGAFQAWSGGLSNYYPQFLKSVCQHYKIPTDVPLSELKEEQINLILNGSDGQKIRFRYESDFGRVKEAHVVFEGIIPNLERRYKDTSSESMREYIEGYMSAKPCPVCKGKRLKKEILAVSVDKRNIADITDLPIGEAKQFFEHIHLSEKEQSIARLILKEICSRLGFLVNVGLEYLTMSRAAGTLSGGEAQRIRLATQIGSSLTGVLYILDEPSIGLHQRDNDRLIKTLEHMRDLGNTLIVVEHDEDTMMAADHIIDIGPGAGIHGGQVIAQGTPAEIMEDPNSLTGQYLSGRKFVPVPLERRKTDNRWLEIRGAKENNLKNINVKIPIGVFTAVTGVSGSGKSTLVNEILYKTLARDLNKARVIPGQYREIRGLEHIEKVIDIDQSPIGRTPRSNPATYTGVFDDIRDLFAQTNEAKVRGYKKGRFSFNIKGGRCEACRGDGIIKIEMHFLPDVYVPCEVCKGQRYNRETLEVKYKNRNIADVLDMTVEDAVDFFQNIPRIHRKMQTLLDVGLGYVKLGQPATTLSGGEAQRVKLASELHRRSTGKTMYILDEPTTGLHVDDIDRLLVVLHRLVDSGESVLVIEHNLDVIKTADYLIDLGPEGGSGGGTILASGTPEDITRVEGSYTGHYLKPVLERDTARSRELESSQV, from the coding sequence TTGTCGAATAAACATATTGAAATTAAGGGCGCGCGAGCGCATAATCTTAAAAATATTGATATCAGCATCCCGCGTGACCGCTTTGTCGTATTGACCGGTCTGAGCGGCTCGGGTAAATCTTCACTGGCATTTGATACCATTTATGCCGAAGGTCAGCGTCGTTATGTCGAGTCTCTGTCTGCCTATGCACGTCAGTTCCTCGGACAAATGGACAAACCAGACGTGGATTCGATCGAAGGTCTGTCTCCGGCAATCTCGATCGACCAGAAAACGACGAGCCGTAACCCTCGTTCTACAGTCGGAACCGTAACCGAGATTTATGATTATCTGCGTCTATTGTTCGCACGTGTGGGTCATCCGCATTGTCCGAATCATGGTGTCGAGATCACATCCCAGACGGTCGAGCAGATGGTAGACCGGATTATGGAATATCCGGAACGTACCCGTCTGCAGATTCTGGCTCCGGTCATCTCCGGTCGCAAAGGTGAACACAAAAGTATTTTCTCGGAAATCTCCAAGCAGGGCTTTGTCCGTGTCCGTGTAAACGGGGAACTGCGTGATCTGTCCGAAGATATTCAGCTGGAAAAAAACAAAAAACATACGATTGAAGTCGTAGTTGACCGGATCGTGGTCAAGGAAGACGTAGCCGTACGTCTGGCCGACTCGATCGAGATGGCGCTCAAAATGTCCGGTGGTCAGCTGCTGGTCGATATTATCGGTCAGGAAGAGCTGCGCTTCAGCTCCAACTTTGCCTGTCCGATCTGTGGATTCAGTATCGAAGAGCTGGCACCGCGGATGTTCTCGTTTAACAGCCCATTTGGTGCTTGCCCGGAATGTGATGGTCTGGGTATCCGTATGGTGGTAGATCGTGATCTGCTGATTCCCGATCGCAGCAAAACAATCGAAGAAGGTGCTTTCCAGGCATGGAGCGGCGGATTATCCAACTACTATCCACAGTTCCTGAAATCGGTCTGTCAGCACTATAAGATTCCGACAGATGTACCGCTCTCCGAACTAAAAGAAGAACAGATCAATCTGATCTTGAATGGCTCGGATGGACAAAAGATTCGTTTCCGCTACGAAAGTGATTTTGGACGGGTCAAGGAAGCTCATGTCGTATTCGAAGGCATTATTCCCAATCTGGAACGCCGCTACAAGGATACTTCATCCGAGAGTATGCGCGAATATATCGAAGGTTATATGAGTGCCAAGCCTTGTCCGGTATGTAAAGGAAAGCGTCTCAAAAAAGAAATTCTGGCCGTGAGTGTGGACAAGCGAAATATCGCTGATATTACCGATCTGCCTATTGGTGAAGCCAAGCAATTTTTTGAGCATATTCATCTGAGTGAAAAGGAACAGAGTATTGCGCGCCTGATCCTCAAGGAAATCTGCAGCCGGCTTGGATTCCTCGTGAATGTCGGTCTGGAGTATCTGACCATGTCCCGTGCAGCAGGCACGTTGTCCGGTGGGGAAGCCCAGCGGATTCGTCTGGCGACCCAGATCGGTTCCAGTCTGACCGGCGTACTGTATATTCTGGATGAGCCGAGTATCGGTCTGCACCAGCGCGATAACGATCGTCTGATCAAGACGCTCGAGCATATGCGTGATCTGGGCAATACGCTGATCGTCGTAGAGCATGATGAGGATACGATGATGGCAGCGGATCATATTATCGATATTGGTCCGGGAGCCGGTATCCATGGCGGTCAGGTCATTGCCCAGGGTACACCGGCGGAGATTATGGAAGATCCCAACTCACTGACCGGACAGTATCTGAGCGGCCGCAAATTCGTTCCTGTGCCGCTGGAACGTCGTAAAACGGATAATCGCTGGCTGGAGATTCGCGGTGCCAAGGAAAACAACCTCAAGAATATTAATGTCAAAATTCCAATTGGCGTCTTTACCGCAGTAACCGGAGTATCCGGCTCTGGTAAATCAACACTGGTCAACGAGATTCTGTACAAAACACTGGCACGCGATCTGAACAAGGCACGCGTTATTCCGGGACAGTATCGCGAAATTCGTGGCCTGGAGCATATTGAGAAAGTAATCGATATCGACCAGTCGCCAATCGGCCGCACGCCTCGTTCCAACCCGGCGACCTATACCGGCGTATTCGATGATATTCGTGACTTGTTCGCACAGACGAATGAAGCCAAAGTACGTGGTTACAAAAAAGGCCGCTTCAGCTTTAATATCAAGGGCGGCCGCTGTGAAGCCTGCCGCGGTGACGGTATTATCAAAATCGAGATGCACTTCCTGCCGGATGTATACGTTCCGTGCGAAGTCTGCAAAGGTCAGCGTTATAACCGCGAGACCCTCGAAGTGAAATACAAAAACCGCAATATCGCCGATGTGCTGGATATGACGGTTGAAGATGCTGTGGATTTCTTCCAGAACATCCCGCGTATTCACCGCAAAATGCAAACCCTGCTCGATGTAGGTCTGGGCTATGTGAAGCTGGGTCAACCGGCCACTACATTGTCCGGTGGTGAAGCGCAGCGCGTGAAGCTGGCTTCCGAACTGCATCGCCGCAGTACCGGCAAAACAATGTATATCCTGGATGAGCCGACTACCGGTCTTCATGTGGATGATATCGATCGTCTGCTGGTTGTGCTGCATCGTCTGGTTGATTCCGGCGAATCGGTACTGGTTATCGAGCATAATCTGGATGTGATCAAAACAGCCGACTATCTGATCGATCTGGGACCAGAGGGCGGTAGTGGTGGCGGTACGATTCTCGCTTCCGGTACGCCGGAGGATATCACCAGGGTAGAAGGATCCTATACCGGCCATTACCTCAAACCTGTGCTTGAACGCGACACGGCACGTAGTCGTGAACTAGAGAGCAGTCAGGTCTAA